The following DNA comes from Hypanus sabinus isolate sHypSab1 unplaced genomic scaffold, sHypSab1.hap1 scaffold_497, whole genome shotgun sequence.
ctatcattttgcatgtcaccctccccccactactttcatatctcttagtatctttcctttcagttagtcctgatgaagggtcttggcctgaaacatcagcagttcttctccttatagatactgcctggcctgctgtgttccacgagcattttttgtgtgtggtttgaatttccagcatctgcagatttcctcgtgagtgttatgtgtataaatgTGTATAAATAAAATTCCCtaactattgagctcgggggaaacaagtcttggagtcttgagattgtaaagtatgaaagttcagttcaactacagaacaggtgatgagagagagatatttgtaatccagggtaaatgttgagagaaggcaattatgtcgtattccacaggtttcatggtggtaaaacgagaccaacggtcgctgtagattttatctgtcatccttccaaatccacatactaattatcatCCAAAGTGACTTGTCATAAGTGGTATTGTCTTCaaatgaattaccacaccacagccaggcaagggttaacacataagtggtctccgcagggtaccccaaatcagatccactgctATGGATCAAATGAAGTGataaccacacattcgatgtatggtgaatcaataatttgtccacccttgtgggcaaaggaaagttccaaacagtgacccttggccactagttccctggtttcgattcttgccatttttcctcctttgtctcTGTCTCACTCTGAGTGTcagtgtcctcggttaaaactaaacaagctgtgagcgatgtaaacaagctgcaagccaGACTGATTCGCCTTCTTAAtcactctctctcttaaaatgaatgtccacagcaaacaaaacctagggattcataacaactgaCTGGTGTCCCAGcagatgggatgactgagtgaatcctttcccacattctcagcaggtgaatggcttctccccagtgtgaactcgctgatatCTCTGTcggctggataaatgagtgaatctcttcccacagactgagcaggtgaatggcctctccccagtgtgaactcgctgatgactctgcagggtAGAAGAGTCagcgaatctccttccacattctgagcaggtgaattgcctctcccctgtgtgaacttgctgatgtttctgtaggctggataactgagtgaatccctttccacattctgagcaggtgaatggcttctcacTAGTATGCAcatgctgatgtctctgtaggttagctaactgagtgaatcccatcccacattctgagcaggtgaatggcttctccacagtgtgaactcgctgatgtctctgtagggtggatgacacagtgaatcctttctcacagactgcgcaggtgaatggcctctccccagtgtgaactcgcaggtgattCCGTAGGTTAGCTGActtaatgaatcccttcccacagactgagcaggtgaatggcctctccccagtgtgaactcgctgatgatccagtagggtggatgactcagtgaatctcttcccacagactgagcaggtgaacggcctctccccagtgtgaactcgctgatgtctctgtaggctggaaaaattagtgaatctcttcccacagactgagcaggtgaacggcctctccccagtgtgaactcgctgatgtaccagcagggtggatgactcagtgaatctcttcccacattctgagcaggtgaatggcttctccccagtgtgaactcgctgatgtctctgtaggttggatgactgaatgaatcccttcccacagactgagcaggtgaacggcttctccccagtgtgaactcgcaggtgattctgtaggttaactaactgaatgaatcccttcccacagactgagcaggtgaatggcttctcctcagtgtgaactcgctggtgactcagtaggttagataactcagtgaatcccttcccacagactgagcaggtgaacggcttctccccagtgtgaactcgcaggtgttTCTGTAGGTTagctgactgagtgaatcccttcccacagactgagcaggtgaacggcttctccccagtgtgaattcgcaggtgattctgtaggttagctaactgagtgaatcccttcccacagactgagcaagtgaaaggcttctccccagtgtgaactcgctgatgtctctgtaggtaggatgactgaatgaatcccttaccgcagactgagcaggtgaacggcttctccccagtgtgacctcgctggtgtaccagtagggtagatgactgtgtaaatcctttcccacagactgagcaggtgaatggcttctccccagtgtgaccacaCTGGTGTGCCATTAGATCAGATGactaagtgaatcctttcccagatacTCAGCAGtcgaccagcctctgcccagtgtgaactgactggtgtgtccacaggtgggatgactgactgaaccccttctcacacacagaacaggtgaatggccttgcccagtgtgaacttgctgatgtaccttcaattgtgataaccaagtgaatccattcccactgtctgtgcagGTGAAAGGCCCTTCTCCTGTGTAAATTACAGGTGTGcaagttggtcaaatgaccgagtgaatccctccccacagtctgagcaggaagggtggtcaattggatcccttgttccacttcttaaatacccagacagagacaacaaaactggtgtgtcgtgtttgagattcctggagacgaattccttctcatttttaacctgtaaaaagatttacaaaatccatcaatgggtgtaggacaacatctcagatgagattacttgagttgccaaagtTTGATCtgttatcacactgttacagtgaggtacaACCCAagctggagagagaaatcatctcctgaccgggcagag
Coding sequences within:
- the LOC132389199 gene encoding gastrula zinc finger protein XlCGF26.1-like, with the translated sequence MAHQCGHTGEKPFTCSVCGKGFTQSSTLLVHQRGHTGEKPFTCSVCGKGFIQSSYLQRHQRVHTGEKPFTCSVCGKGFTQLANLQNHLRIHTGEKPFTCSVCGKGFTQSANLQKHLRVHTGEKPFTCSVCGKGFTELSNLLSHQRVHTEEKPFTCSVCGKGFIQLVNLQNHLRVHTGEKPFTCSVCGKGFIQSSNLQRHQRVHTGEKPFTCSECGKRFTESSTLLVHQRVHTGERPFTCSVCGKRFTNFSSLQRHQRVHTGERPFTCSVCGKRFTESSTLLDHQRVHTGERPFTCSVCGKGFIKSANLRNHLRVHTGERPFTCAVCEKGFTVSSTLQRHQRVHTVEKPFTCSECGMGFTQLANLQRHQHVHTSEKPFTCSECGKGFTQLSSLQKHQQVHTGERQFTCSECGRRFADSSTLQSHQRVHTGERPFTCSVCGKRFTHLSSRQRYQRVHTGEKPFTC